Proteins from a genomic interval of Lolium perenne isolate Kyuss_39 chromosome 1, Kyuss_2.0, whole genome shotgun sequence:
- the LOC127348856 gene encoding L-type lectin-domain containing receptor kinase SIT2, whose protein sequence is MAAKLHPSILVYFMCLMILSLGPNHLAPCTAQVQSFVYSGFQAADIILDGSAMVQPGRLLQLTNSSDIIGYAFHRAPLHFRGGTVQSFSLSFVFAVQSEFDKESSGGMAFFIAPGRNFSGAMPGSFLGLFNASTNGRPDNHIFVVELDTFGNGEFKDIDSNHVGIDINGLISIESHTAGFYDDDTGSFTNLSLNSGDPMQVWVEYDAQTTQIVSTLAPLGAAKPHRPLFTTTANLSDVLQNLSFLGFSGSSGSLSTLYSVLGWSFAMDGPAPAINITNLPKLLRAHPESRSNVLEIVLPIATATFITAVGITIFLLVQRHRRYGELREDWEVEFGPHRFSYKELYQATEGFKDKNLLGAGGFGKVHKGVLPVSKLEVAVKKVSHESRQGMKEFITEVVSIGRLRHRYLVQLLGYCRRKDELILVYEYMPNGSLDKYLHCEEYKPTLGWTQRFGIVKGIACGLFYLHENWEKVVIHRDIKASNVLLDGEMNGRLGDFGLARLYDHGTDLQTTHVVGTLGYLAPELLRSGKASPLTDVFAFGTFLLEVACGQRPIKQDNEDKDAMLVDWVLEHWHNGTLLQTVDTRLQCNYEKDEASMVLKLGLLCLHPLPTARPSMKQVMEYLSGETTLPELAPTRFNFNMMSIMQNRGFRPSIMSSTDLTTSVGTFSDLSGGR, encoded by the coding sequence ATGGCCGCCAAGCTTCATCCATCCATCCTTGTGTACTTCATGTGCCTCATGATCCTCTCCCTTGGTCCAAACCATTTAGCTCCGTGCACTGCACAGGTGCAGTCATTCGTCTACTCCGGCTTCCAAGCAGCCGACATCATCCTGGACGGCTCCGCCATGGTCCAACCTGGTAGACTCCTCCAGCTGACCAACAGCTCCGACATCATAGGCTACGCCTTCCACCGGGCTCCCTTGCATTTCCGTGGCGGGACGGTACAATCTTTTTCGCTCTCCTTCGTCTTCGCCGTCCAATCCGAATTTGACAAAGAAAGCAGTGGCGGCATGGCCTTCTTCATAGCTCCGGGCAGGAACTTCTCCGGCGCCATGCCAGGCAGTTTCCTAGGCCTCTTCAACGCTTCCACAAACGGCAGACCCGACAACCACATCTTCGTGGTTGAGCTCGACACTTTCGGGAACGGGGAGTTCAAGGACATCGACAGCAACCATGTTGGCATCGACATAAATGGGCTGATCTCCATTGAATCCCACACAGCTGGTTTCTATGATGATGACACTGGTAGCTTCACAAACTTATCTCTGAATAGTGGGGATCCCATGCAAGTGTGGGTCGAATATGATGCGCAGACCACACAGATCGTATCGACTTTGGCTCCGCTCGGTGCTGCCAAACCTCACAGACCATTGTTTACAACCACCGCCAACCTCTCCGATGTGCTCCAGAACCTATCTTTTCTTGGCTTCTCGGGTTCCTCTGGCTCGCTCAGCACACTATACTCCGTGCTTGGTTGGAGCTTTGCCATGGATGGCCCTGCTCCGGCAATCAACATCACCAATTTGCCCAAGTTGCTTCGTGCCCATCCGGAGTCTCGATCTAATGTGTTGGAGATCGTCCTTCCCATTGCCACCGCAACGTTCATCACAGCCGTGGGAATCACCATTTTCCTACTCGTACAAAGGCATCGGAGGTACGGTGAGCTACGAGAGGATTGGGAGGTGGAGTTTGGGCCACATCGGTTCTCGTACAAGGAATTGTACCAGGCAACAGAAGGATTCAAGGACAAGAACCTCCTAGGAGCAGGAGGCTTTGGGAAAGTACATAAAGGAGTACTCCCAGTATCCAAATTGGAAGTAGCCGTGAAAAAAGTGTCCCATGAGTCAAGGCAGGGGATGAAGGAGTTCATCACTGAGGTCGTTAGTATTGGCCGCCTTCGACACCGCTACCTGGTGCAGTTGCTTGGCTATTGCCGGCGCAAAGATGAGCTCATTCTGGTGTACGAGTACATGCCGAATGGCAGTCTTGACAAGTATCTGCATTGTGAAGAGTACAAGCCTACACTAGGTTGGACCCAGAGGTTTGGGATCGTAAAAGGGATCGCATGTGGCTTGTTCTATCTACATGAGAATTGGGAAAAAGTTGTCATACACAGAGATATAAAAGCAAGCAACGTGCTccttgatggtgaaatgaatggacGGCTTGGTGATTTTGGCCTTGCAAGGTTATATGATCATGGTACCGACCTACAAACCACACATGTGGTTGGCACCTTGGGTTACCTAGCCCCGGAGCTGCTACGCTCGGGGAAGGCTTCTCCTCTTACGGATGTTTTTGCCTTCGGCACATTCCTTCTTGAGGTAGCATGTGGACAGAGACCAATCAAGCAAGACAACGAAGACAAAGACGCTATGCTGGTGGATTGGGTACTCGAGCATTGGCACAACGGGACGCTCTTGCAAACTGTGGACACTAGACTCCAATGTAACTATGAGAAGGACGAGGCCAGCATGGTGCTGAAGCTAGGGCTCTTGTGCTTGCATCCGTTACCCACTGCAAGGCCTAGCATGAAACAAGTCATGGAGTACCTCAGTGGAGAGACCACATTACCCGAGCTGGCGCCCACACGTTTTAACTTCAACATGATGTCCATAATGCAAAACAGAGGATTTCGCCCATCCATCATGTCGTCTACAGACTTAACGACAAGCGTCGGCACATTTTCTGACCTCTCTGGGGGGCGATGA